A window of the Streptomyces sp. NBC_01351 genome harbors these coding sequences:
- the pelF gene encoding GT4 family glycosyltransferase PelF, with product MSHGRHVTMLTEGTYPHVHGGVSTWCDQLVRGMPEVDFNVIALTGSGREPVTWELPRNVYRHTAFPLWGPPPARSRRSALRGKAHRRFTEVYETFLLSLLEPAAGPADDRFSGALRELALLARAGKLAPALRSESVLRLLMDLWTRPAMATAEAAPTIHDALTATDLLEHALRPLAVRIPPDSVAHAVSSGLATLPALAAKRLDGVPFLLTEHGIYLRERYLGYRTAEQRWPVKSLMLGFYRELNTEGYRQADLITPCNQYNRRWEERGGADAERIRTVYNGVDPHLFPDAGPEPEVPTLSWCGRIDPIKDLETLIRAYAFMREELPALRLRLFGPVPAGCEEYRLRLEKLAAELGVSDGITFEGRIEQVALAYAAGSVVMLSSISEGFPFSIIEAMSCGRTTVSTDVGGVREAVGDTGLVVPPREPETMARATLALLRDDERRAELGRMSRKRVVEKFTLHQSVDGFRHIYRELAGPPVAPVDATDTWTQRLADPWYRELAADGSLW from the coding sequence ATGAGCCATGGGCGTCATGTCACCATGCTCACCGAAGGCACCTACCCGCACGTCCACGGGGGCGTCAGCACCTGGTGCGACCAACTGGTACGCGGGATGCCGGAGGTCGACTTCAACGTCATAGCCCTGACCGGCTCCGGACGAGAGCCGGTCACCTGGGAACTGCCGCGCAACGTCTACCGGCACACCGCCTTCCCGCTCTGGGGGCCGCCGCCCGCCCGCAGCCGCCGCTCGGCCCTGCGCGGCAAGGCCCACCGCCGCTTCACCGAGGTGTACGAAACCTTCCTGCTGTCCCTGCTCGAACCCGCGGCCGGCCCCGCCGACGACCGCTTCTCCGGGGCCCTGCGCGAACTGGCCCTCCTCGCCCGGGCCGGCAAACTCGCCCCCGCCCTGCGCTCCGAGTCCGTCCTGCGGCTCCTGATGGACCTGTGGACCCGGCCGGCCATGGCCACCGCCGAAGCCGCCCCCACCATCCACGACGCGCTCACCGCCACCGACCTGCTGGAGCACGCGCTGCGCCCGCTCGCCGTGCGGATCCCGCCCGACAGCGTCGCGCACGCCGTCAGCAGCGGCCTCGCCACCCTCCCGGCGCTCGCCGCCAAACGCCTCGACGGGGTCCCCTTCCTCCTCACCGAGCACGGCATCTACCTGCGCGAGCGCTACCTCGGCTACCGCACCGCCGAACAGCGCTGGCCCGTCAAGTCCCTCATGCTCGGCTTCTACCGCGAGCTCAACACCGAGGGCTACCGGCAGGCCGACCTGATCACCCCCTGCAACCAGTACAACCGCCGCTGGGAGGAGCGCGGGGGCGCCGACGCCGAGCGCATCCGCACCGTCTACAACGGCGTCGACCCGCACCTCTTCCCCGACGCCGGCCCCGAACCCGAGGTGCCCACCCTCAGCTGGTGCGGCCGCATCGACCCGATCAAGGACCTCGAAACCCTGATCCGGGCCTACGCGTTCATGCGCGAGGAGCTGCCGGCCCTGCGGCTGCGCCTCTTCGGACCGGTCCCGGCGGGCTGCGAGGAGTACCGGCTCCGCCTGGAGAAACTCGCCGCCGAACTGGGCGTCAGCGACGGGATCACCTTCGAGGGCCGCATCGAGCAGGTCGCCCTGGCCTACGCGGCCGGCTCCGTCGTCATGCTGTCCAGCATCAGCGAGGGCTTCCCCTTCAGCATCATCGAGGCCATGTCCTGCGGCCGCACCACCGTCTCCACCGACGTCGGCGGGGTGCGCGAGGCCGTCGGGGACACCGGGCTCGTCGTCCCGCCCCGCGAGCCCGAGACCATGGCCCGCGCCACCCTCGCCCTGCTCCGCGACGACGAACGCCGCGCCGAGCTGGGCCGGATGTCGCGCAAGCGGGTGGTGGAGAAGTTCACCCTCCACCAGTCCGTGGACGGCTTCCGGCACATCTACCGGGAACTCGCCGGCCCGCCCGTCGCACCCGTCGACGCGACCGACACCTGGACCCAGCGGCTCGCCGACCCCTGGTACCGCGAACTCGCCGCCGACGGGAGCCTGTGGTGA
- a CDS encoding spherulation-specific family 4 protein: MLLVPLYEHPADRPEDWERLIRCAGRLHSVVLNPDSGPGAAPDERFARVAERLREAGVPVLGYVDTDYGRRPHAAVVRDLLRHRDWYATDGAFLDQACAAPERLPHYGRLAVAARAAGARTLVLNHGVHPDPGYAELADLLVTFEGPWDAYRDAAAAPAWTADHPAQRFCHLVYAVPPGAPTAELAAQRGAGVHCAVPGSGSHPWGTLPYALEPTG; encoded by the coding sequence ATGCTGCTGGTGCCCCTGTACGAGCACCCCGCCGACCGGCCCGAGGACTGGGAGCGGCTCATCCGCTGCGCGGGCCGGCTGCACTCCGTGGTGCTCAACCCCGACAGCGGACCGGGCGCCGCCCCCGACGAGCGGTTCGCCCGCGTCGCCGAGCGGCTGCGCGAGGCCGGGGTGCCCGTCCTCGGGTACGTCGACACCGACTACGGGCGGCGCCCGCACGCCGCCGTGGTGCGGGACCTGCTGCGCCACCGCGACTGGTACGCCACCGACGGGGCCTTCCTCGACCAGGCCTGCGCCGCCCCCGAGCGGTTGCCGCACTACGGCCGGCTCGCCGTCGCGGCCAGGGCGGCGGGAGCCCGCACGCTCGTCCTGAACCACGGAGTCCACCCGGACCCCGGCTACGCCGAACTCGCCGACCTCCTCGTCACCTTCGAGGGCCCCTGGGACGCCTACCGCGACGCGGCCGCCGCCCCGGCGTGGACCGCGGACCACCCCGCCCAGCGGTTCTGCCACCTCGTCTACGCCGTCCCGCCGGGGGCGCCCACCGCCGAACTCGCGGCGCAGCGCGGGGCCGGGGTGCACTGCGCGGTCCCGGGATCGGGCTCGCACCCGTGGGGGACCCTGCCGTACGCGCTGGAGCCGACCGGATGA
- a CDS encoding endo alpha-1,4 polygalactosaminidase has protein sequence MRRPRIRTLLVVTLLLLAGCTSAPEEEEPGPSWPDQAPGERWQPRPGTGWQWQLTGKLDTSVKAPVYDVDGFTTTKEQVAALKKAGRKTICYLSTGAWEDFRPDADRFPESMRGRSNGWEGERWLDIRRLAELEPLIAARFDMCREKGFDAVEPDNMDAYRNTSGFPLTADDQLRYNRLIAKLAHDRGLAVGLKNDLDQIPELVGDFDFAVNEQCAEFSECERLTPFVEAGKAVFHVEYELPTNRFCKASRELKLSSLQKRYDLDAWRRPC, from the coding sequence ATGAGACGCCCCCGTATCCGCACCCTGCTGGTGGTCACCCTCCTGCTGCTGGCGGGCTGTACGTCGGCGCCCGAGGAGGAGGAGCCGGGCCCGTCCTGGCCCGACCAGGCCCCGGGGGAGCGGTGGCAGCCCCGCCCGGGGACCGGCTGGCAATGGCAGCTCACCGGGAAGCTCGACACCTCGGTGAAGGCGCCGGTGTACGACGTGGACGGGTTCACCACCACCAAGGAGCAGGTCGCCGCGCTGAAGAAGGCCGGCCGCAAGACCATCTGCTACCTCTCCACGGGAGCCTGGGAGGACTTCCGGCCGGACGCGGACCGCTTCCCGGAGTCGATGCGGGGCCGGAGCAACGGCTGGGAGGGCGAACGCTGGCTGGACATCCGTCGGCTGGCGGAGCTGGAACCGCTGATCGCCGCGCGGTTCGACATGTGCCGGGAGAAGGGCTTCGACGCGGTGGAGCCGGACAACATGGACGCCTACCGCAACACCTCGGGCTTCCCGCTCACGGCGGACGACCAGCTGCGGTACAACCGGCTGATCGCGAAGCTGGCGCACGACCGGGGGCTGGCGGTGGGGTTGAAGAACGACCTCGACCAGATCCCGGAGCTGGTGGGTGACTTCGACTTCGCGGTGAACGAACAGTGCGCGGAGTTCTCGGAGTGCGAGCGGCTGACTCCCTTCGTGGAGGCGGGCAAGGCGGTGTTCCACGTGGAGTACGAGCTGCCGACGAACCGCTTCTGCAAGGCCTCGCGCGAGCTGAAGCTGAGCTCCCTGCAGAAGCGCTACGACCTGGACGCGTGGCGCCGCCCCTGTTGA
- a CDS encoding sensor histidine kinase, giving the protein MRAHPLATDAVLAFGAFVAMVVGSFADPHGPHGPTFGTRTPEPFSLVLMLLGAAALVFRRRQPRAVLAVTCGLSLLELTTGEPRAPVAMCTVIALYTVAALTDRPTTWRIGLLTMAGLTGVAMLAGPLPWYAQENLGIFAWTGMAAAAGDAVRSRRAFVDAIRERAERAERTREEEARRRVAEERLRIARDLHDVVAHHIALVNVQAGVAAHVMDKRPDQAKEALAHVRDASRSALNELRATVGLLRQSGDPEAPTEPAPGLAVLDELADTFRHAGLPVRVIIELGREPLAAAVDLAAYRVIQEALTNVRKHAGPGARAEVSVVRVGASVEVTVLDDGGTDAPDAEPGGGHGLLGMRERATALGGSCFAGPRFGGGYRVHAILPA; this is encoded by the coding sequence ATGCGGGCCCACCCGCTGGCCACCGATGCCGTGCTGGCCTTCGGGGCGTTCGTCGCCATGGTCGTCGGATCCTTCGCCGACCCGCACGGGCCGCACGGGCCCACTTTCGGGACCCGCACCCCCGAGCCGTTCTCGCTGGTGCTGATGCTGCTCGGCGCGGCCGCCCTGGTGTTCCGGCGCCGGCAGCCGCGCGCGGTGCTCGCCGTCACCTGCGGGCTCTCGCTGCTGGAACTCACCACCGGGGAGCCGCGGGCGCCCGTCGCGATGTGCACCGTCATCGCCCTGTACACGGTGGCGGCCCTCACCGACCGGCCCACGACCTGGCGGATCGGACTGCTGACGATGGCCGGGCTGACCGGCGTGGCCATGCTGGCCGGGCCGCTGCCCTGGTACGCGCAGGAGAACCTCGGCATCTTCGCCTGGACCGGGATGGCCGCGGCCGCCGGCGACGCGGTGCGCAGCCGGCGGGCCTTCGTCGACGCCATCCGGGAACGCGCCGAGCGCGCCGAGCGGACCCGCGAGGAGGAGGCCCGGCGGCGGGTCGCCGAGGAACGGCTGCGGATCGCGCGGGACCTGCACGACGTGGTGGCGCACCACATCGCGCTGGTCAACGTGCAGGCGGGGGTGGCGGCGCACGTCATGGACAAGCGGCCGGACCAGGCGAAGGAGGCCCTCGCGCACGTACGGGACGCCAGTCGCTCCGCGCTGAACGAGCTGCGGGCCACGGTGGGGCTGCTGAGGCAGTCCGGCGACCCGGAGGCACCGACGGAGCCGGCGCCCGGGCTGGCCGTCCTCGACGAACTCGCCGACACCTTCCGGCACGCCGGGCTGCCGGTACGGGTCATCATCGAGCTGGGGCGCGAGCCACTGGCGGCGGCCGTGGACCTGGCGGCGTACCGGGTGATCCAGGAGGCGCTGACGAACGTCCGCAAGCACGCGGGGCCGGGGGCGCGGGCGGAGGTCAGCGTGGTGCGGGTCGGGGCGTCGGTGGAGGTCACCGTCCTCGACGACGGCGGTACGGATGCCCCCGACGCGGAGCCCGGCGGTGGGCACGGGCTGCTCGGCATGCGGGAACGGGCCACGGCCCTGGGCGGCTCCTGCTTCGCCGGCCCCCGCTTCGGCGGCGGCTACCGCGTCCACGCCATCCTCCCGGCCTGA